Proteins encoded within one genomic window of Thermodesulfobacteriota bacterium:
- a CDS encoding metal ABC transporter ATP-binding protein produces the protein METLVKLENVVIGHEKHRLLDAVNLEIKSNQFWGVLGPNGSGKTTLLKTILDLLAPVSGDVAINDEIVFGYVPQSEKFDPIFPISVFEIVSMGRYSRLGPGRKLSDDDIKIIERSMKSAGIEHLKTRTFRSLSGGEKQRSLLARAIAGEPDLLVLDEPTASVDIKGETEIMQLVRTIQSERKLSVLMVSHFLNIVSEYSDHLILIDKDSNIFQAGDKKEILEKEDLDKFFGLSLNLN, from the coding sequence ATGGAAACACTGGTTAAGCTAGAAAATGTAGTTATTGGTCATGAGAAACACAGACTATTGGATGCAGTTAATCTTGAGATTAAATCTAATCAGTTCTGGGGAGTTCTTGGTCCAAACGGAAGCGGCAAAACAACACTTCTTAAAACTATATTAGATCTTCTAGCCCCTGTTTCCGGAGATGTGGCTATAAACGATGAGATAGTTTTTGGTTACGTACCTCAGAGCGAGAAATTTGATCCCATCTTTCCTATCTCTGTATTTGAGATAGTCTCGATGGGCAGATATAGCAGGCTCGGACCAGGAAGAAAACTATCCGACGATGATATTAAAATTATTGAAAGATCAATGAAAAGTGCGGGAATAGAGCATCTAAAAACCCGCACTTTCAGATCTCTTTCCGGTGGAGAAAAGCAGCGCTCACTTCTTGCACGCGCGATAGCGGGTGAGCCAGATTTACTTGTGTTAGATGAGCCAACCGCATCGGTTGATATAAAAGGCGAAACAGAGATTATGCAGCTTGTCAGAACTATCCAAAGTGAAAGAAAACTCTCAGTTCTCATGGTCAGCCACTTTCTGAACATAGTTTCAGAGTACTCAGATCATCTAATCTTGATTGATAAAGACAGTAATATCTTCCAAGCAGGTGACAAAAAAGAGATATTGGAAAAAGAAGATCTAGATAAATTCTTCGGGCTTAGCTTAAATCTAAATTAA